A window of Lepidochelys kempii isolate rLepKem1 chromosome 1, rLepKem1.hap2, whole genome shotgun sequence contains these coding sequences:
- the BCLAF3 gene encoding BCLAF1 and THRAP3 family member 3 isoform X7 — translation MARSRSRSPRWKYRSLSPAFRSPEHHRQRHAHINYDCEYKGFRKDLKKPMSWRVEDGKYGQSNARFAPHGNIHHRIYEHRSSSPNLKRISLEDMYSHKPYRTHSSERLEGNRRYPFPPKYSEISYKEHDRPFYPHKMQEKYMPEDFRDTADEKGMKPFHRPLGASCKFERKWHEDEMRHQRLQGDKYGQSLRRASEEFTTRSSLQKRYPEDRDYREHGHTSKRAKEIERDDGGEIARNHKWKQDRSFPPYQKKEEQRNLGPQAHRPAEREYTKSSVAKIAYGYSYKHHRYPDGTKSFSDDRAQKYVKQEDQKYNSPKGALNSKELDYCSGGRVRQTEEGHNEVPIKYSSEKGCNACANSYKNDVDLRPFNNTKKERVRNEGDFRKKIDSSNSHHDTSHTVSDVKMSDVTPRKELLTIKVDMKKMINKYRTASSHTMERQMSHDLVAVGRKNEHFHPVFEHMESVTQNVENNPSKEFTQEIITIIHQVKANYFTSSDLTLNERFSKIQDKPVVNLNEVKIYSDPEIHRRIDISLAELQNKLAMPCESGQTVVRVLEDPNDLRHDIERRRKERLQNEDERLFHIDSVIQRNEHNGSFSKLQISQIGGFQKPIRFLKPPFRKFIRKPPMNSYYAAKTNDIFTHRPFGGHLENPRPFRRPFKRETCRGIALESSS, via the exons ATGGCTAGATCTAGATCAAGATCACCAAGGTGGAAATACAG gTCCTTATCACCTGCATTTAGGAGCCCAGAACACCATAGACAAAGGCATGCTCATATTAATTATGACTGTGAATATAAGGGATTTAGGAAGGACCTAAAGAAACCTATGTCTtggagagtggaagatgggaaATACGGACAAAGCAATGCGAGATTTGCACCACATGGGAATATCCACCACAGAATTTACGAACATAGATCATCTTCGCCAAACCTAAAAAGAATTTCTTTAGAGGATATGTATAGTCATAAACCCTATAGAACACATTCATCAGAAAGGCTTGAAGGCAACAGGAGATATCCGTTTCCACCCAAATACTCAGAAATATCCTACAAAGAACATGATCGACCTTTTTACCCACACAAAATGCAAGAAAAATATATGCCTGAGGACTTCAGAGACACTGCAGATGAGAAAGGAATGAAACCTTTTCATAGACCATTAGGGGCTTCATGTAAATTTGAAAGAAAATGGCATGAAGATGAAATGAGGCACCAGAGGTTACAAGGAGACAAATATGGTCAGTCACTCCGAAGAGCTTCTGAAGAATTTACGACAAGGAGCTCTTTGCAGAAGAG GTATCCTGAAGATCGTGATTACAGAGAACATGGGCACACATCTAAAAGGGCTAAAGAAATTGAGAGAGATGACGGTGGAGAAATAGCAAGAAATCACAAATGGAAGCAAGATCGTTCTTTTCCACCCTACCAAAAAAAGGAGGAGCAAAGAAACCTTGGTCCCCAAGCTCATCGGCCTGCTGAAAGGGAGTACACAAAGAGTTCTGTTGCGAAGATAGCATATGGCTATAGTTACAAACATCATAGATACCCAGATGGGACAAAATCTTTTTCTGATGATAGAGCTCAGAAGTATGTAAAGCAGGAAGACCAAAAATATAATTCTCCTAAGGGTGCTCTGAATAGCAAAGAGTTAGATTACTGTAGTGGTGGAAGAGTGAGACAGACTGAAGAAGGGCATAATGAAGTACCCATTAAATATAGTTCAGAGAAGGGCTGCAATGCATGTGCCAACTCTTACAAAAATGATGTTGATCTGAGACCCTTTAATAACACAAAGAAGGAAAGAGTAAGAAATGAAGgtgatttcagaaaaaaaatagattCTTCTAATAGCCATCATGATACAAGTCATACAGTTTCAGATGTGAAAATGTCAGATGTCACTCCTAGGAAGGAGCTGCTCACAATCAAAGTGGATATGAAGAAAATGATAAACAAGTACAG GACTGCTTCTAGCCATACTATGGAGCGGCAGATGTCTCATGATCTGGTTGCTGTTGGCaggaaaaatgaacattttcatccAGTGTTTGAACACATGGAGTCTGTAACACAAAATGTCGAGAACAACCCATCAAAAGAATTTACTCAGGAAATCATAACAATTATCCATCAAGTTAAAG CAAATTATTTTACATCTTCTGACCTAACTTTAAATGAACGCTTCTCAAAAATTCAAGATAAACCAGTTGTAAATTTAAATGAAGTTAAAATATATTCAGATCCAGAAATTCACAG GAGAATTGATATATCTTTGGCAGAACTTCAGAATAAACTAGCTATGCCATGTGAATCTGGACAG ACTGTTGTGAGAGTTCTAGAAGATCCAAATGATCTACGTCATGATAtagagaggaggagaaaagagaggCTGCAGAATGAAGATGAGAGATTGTTTCACATAGACAGTGTAATTCAAAG GAATGAGCACAACGGTAGCTTTTCAAAATTACAGATCTCTCAAATTGGTGGATTCCAAAAACCTATAAGATTCCTGAAACCACCTTTCAGGAAATTTATTAGGAAACCTCCCATG AATTCTTATTATGCTGCAAAAACAAATGACATTTTTACTCACAGACCATTTGGAGGACACCTGGAAAATCCAAGACCCTTCAGAAGACCCTTTAAG AGAGAGACATGCAGGGGGATAGCCTTGGAATCATCTTCCTAA
- the BCLAF3 gene encoding BCLAF1 and THRAP3 family member 3 isoform X4 translates to MARSRSRSPRWKYRSLSPAFRSPEHHRQRHAHINYDCEYKGFRKDLKKPMSWRVEDGKYGQSNARFAPHGNIHHRIYEHRSSSPNLKRISLEDMYSHKPYRTHSSERLEGNRRYPFPPKYSEISYKEHDRPFYPHKMQEKYMPEDFRDTADEKGMKPFHRPLGASCKFERKWHEDEMRHQRLQGDKYGQSLRRASEEFTTRSSLQKRYPEDRDYREHGHTSKRAKEIERDDGGEIARNHKWKQDRSFPPYQKKEEQRNLGPQAHRPAEREYTKSSVAKIAYGYSYKHHRYPDGTKSFSDDRAQKYVKQEDQKYNSPKGALNSKELDYCSGGRVRQTEEGHNEVPIKYSSEKGCNACANSYKNDVDLRPFNNTKKERVRNEGDFRKKIDSSNSHHDTSHTVSDVKMSDVTPRKELLTIKVDMKKMINKYRTASSHTMERQMSHDLVAVGRKNEHFHPVFEHMESVTQNVENNPSKEFTQEIITIIHQVKANYFTSSDLTLNERFSKIQDKPVVNLNEVKIYSDPEIHRRIDISLAELQNKLAMPCESGQTVVRVLEDPNDLRHDIERRRKERLQNEDERLFHIDSVIQRNEHNGSFSKLQISQIGGFQKPIRFLKPPFRKFIRKPPMNSYYAAKTNDIFTHRPFGGHLENPRPFRRPFKVLFTGTTRCKRVSKITRFWGIAEASQCVLTEKGTLGSKSIKLSLQ, encoded by the exons ATGGCTAGATCTAGATCAAGATCACCAAGGTGGAAATACAG gTCCTTATCACCTGCATTTAGGAGCCCAGAACACCATAGACAAAGGCATGCTCATATTAATTATGACTGTGAATATAAGGGATTTAGGAAGGACCTAAAGAAACCTATGTCTtggagagtggaagatgggaaATACGGACAAAGCAATGCGAGATTTGCACCACATGGGAATATCCACCACAGAATTTACGAACATAGATCATCTTCGCCAAACCTAAAAAGAATTTCTTTAGAGGATATGTATAGTCATAAACCCTATAGAACACATTCATCAGAAAGGCTTGAAGGCAACAGGAGATATCCGTTTCCACCCAAATACTCAGAAATATCCTACAAAGAACATGATCGACCTTTTTACCCACACAAAATGCAAGAAAAATATATGCCTGAGGACTTCAGAGACACTGCAGATGAGAAAGGAATGAAACCTTTTCATAGACCATTAGGGGCTTCATGTAAATTTGAAAGAAAATGGCATGAAGATGAAATGAGGCACCAGAGGTTACAAGGAGACAAATATGGTCAGTCACTCCGAAGAGCTTCTGAAGAATTTACGACAAGGAGCTCTTTGCAGAAGAG GTATCCTGAAGATCGTGATTACAGAGAACATGGGCACACATCTAAAAGGGCTAAAGAAATTGAGAGAGATGACGGTGGAGAAATAGCAAGAAATCACAAATGGAAGCAAGATCGTTCTTTTCCACCCTACCAAAAAAAGGAGGAGCAAAGAAACCTTGGTCCCCAAGCTCATCGGCCTGCTGAAAGGGAGTACACAAAGAGTTCTGTTGCGAAGATAGCATATGGCTATAGTTACAAACATCATAGATACCCAGATGGGACAAAATCTTTTTCTGATGATAGAGCTCAGAAGTATGTAAAGCAGGAAGACCAAAAATATAATTCTCCTAAGGGTGCTCTGAATAGCAAAGAGTTAGATTACTGTAGTGGTGGAAGAGTGAGACAGACTGAAGAAGGGCATAATGAAGTACCCATTAAATATAGTTCAGAGAAGGGCTGCAATGCATGTGCCAACTCTTACAAAAATGATGTTGATCTGAGACCCTTTAATAACACAAAGAAGGAAAGAGTAAGAAATGAAGgtgatttcagaaaaaaaatagattCTTCTAATAGCCATCATGATACAAGTCATACAGTTTCAGATGTGAAAATGTCAGATGTCACTCCTAGGAAGGAGCTGCTCACAATCAAAGTGGATATGAAGAAAATGATAAACAAGTACAG GACTGCTTCTAGCCATACTATGGAGCGGCAGATGTCTCATGATCTGGTTGCTGTTGGCaggaaaaatgaacattttcatccAGTGTTTGAACACATGGAGTCTGTAACACAAAATGTCGAGAACAACCCATCAAAAGAATTTACTCAGGAAATCATAACAATTATCCATCAAGTTAAAG CAAATTATTTTACATCTTCTGACCTAACTTTAAATGAACGCTTCTCAAAAATTCAAGATAAACCAGTTGTAAATTTAAATGAAGTTAAAATATATTCAGATCCAGAAATTCACAG GAGAATTGATATATCTTTGGCAGAACTTCAGAATAAACTAGCTATGCCATGTGAATCTGGACAG ACTGTTGTGAGAGTTCTAGAAGATCCAAATGATCTACGTCATGATAtagagaggaggagaaaagagaggCTGCAGAATGAAGATGAGAGATTGTTTCACATAGACAGTGTAATTCAAAG GAATGAGCACAACGGTAGCTTTTCAAAATTACAGATCTCTCAAATTGGTGGATTCCAAAAACCTATAAGATTCCTGAAACCACCTTTCAGGAAATTTATTAGGAAACCTCCCATG AATTCTTATTATGCTGCAAAAACAAATGACATTTTTACTCACAGACCATTTGGAGGACACCTGGAAAATCCAAGACCCTTCAGAAGACCCTTTAAG GTTTTGTTTACAGGAACCACAAGATGTAAGAGAGTCAGCAAAATCACCCGATTCTGGGGTATTGCAGAGGCTTCCCAATGTGTCCTGACAGAAAAAGGCACCCTGGGGTCAAAGTCAATTAAAT TGAGTTTACAGTAG
- the BCLAF3 gene encoding BCLAF1 and THRAP3 family member 3 isoform X11, translated as MARSRSRSPRWKYRSLSPAFRSPEHHRQRHAHINYDCEYKGFRKDLKKPMSWRVEDGKYGQSNARFAPHGNIHHRIYEHRSSSPNLKRISLEDMYSHKPYRTHSSERLEGNRRYPFPPKYSEISYKEHDRPFYPHKMQEKYMPEDFRDTADEKGMKPFHRPLGASCKFERKWHEDEMRHQRLQGDKYGQSLRRASEEFTTRSSLQKRYPEDRDYREHGHTSKRAKEIERDDGGEIARNHKWKQDRSFPPYQKKEEQRNLGPQAHRPAEREYTKSSVAKIAYGYSYKHHRYPDGTKSFSDDRAQKYVKQEDQKYNSPKGALNSKELDYCSGGRVRQTEEGHNEVPIKYSSEKGCNACANSYKNDVDLRPFNNTKKERVRNEGDFRKKIDSSNSHHDTSHTVSDVKMSDVTPRKELLTIKVDMKKMINKYRTASSHTMERQMSHDLVAVGRKNEHFHPVFEHMESVTQNVENNPSKEFTQEIITIIHQVKANYFTSSDLTLNERFSKIQDKPVVNLNEVKIYSDPEIHRRIDISLAELQNKLAMPCESGQTVVRVLEDPNDLRHDIERRRKERLQNEDERLFHIDSVIQRNEHNGSFSKLQISQIGGFQKPIRFLKPPFRKFIRKPPMTIWRTPGKSKTLQKTL; from the exons ATGGCTAGATCTAGATCAAGATCACCAAGGTGGAAATACAG gTCCTTATCACCTGCATTTAGGAGCCCAGAACACCATAGACAAAGGCATGCTCATATTAATTATGACTGTGAATATAAGGGATTTAGGAAGGACCTAAAGAAACCTATGTCTtggagagtggaagatgggaaATACGGACAAAGCAATGCGAGATTTGCACCACATGGGAATATCCACCACAGAATTTACGAACATAGATCATCTTCGCCAAACCTAAAAAGAATTTCTTTAGAGGATATGTATAGTCATAAACCCTATAGAACACATTCATCAGAAAGGCTTGAAGGCAACAGGAGATATCCGTTTCCACCCAAATACTCAGAAATATCCTACAAAGAACATGATCGACCTTTTTACCCACACAAAATGCAAGAAAAATATATGCCTGAGGACTTCAGAGACACTGCAGATGAGAAAGGAATGAAACCTTTTCATAGACCATTAGGGGCTTCATGTAAATTTGAAAGAAAATGGCATGAAGATGAAATGAGGCACCAGAGGTTACAAGGAGACAAATATGGTCAGTCACTCCGAAGAGCTTCTGAAGAATTTACGACAAGGAGCTCTTTGCAGAAGAG GTATCCTGAAGATCGTGATTACAGAGAACATGGGCACACATCTAAAAGGGCTAAAGAAATTGAGAGAGATGACGGTGGAGAAATAGCAAGAAATCACAAATGGAAGCAAGATCGTTCTTTTCCACCCTACCAAAAAAAGGAGGAGCAAAGAAACCTTGGTCCCCAAGCTCATCGGCCTGCTGAAAGGGAGTACACAAAGAGTTCTGTTGCGAAGATAGCATATGGCTATAGTTACAAACATCATAGATACCCAGATGGGACAAAATCTTTTTCTGATGATAGAGCTCAGAAGTATGTAAAGCAGGAAGACCAAAAATATAATTCTCCTAAGGGTGCTCTGAATAGCAAAGAGTTAGATTACTGTAGTGGTGGAAGAGTGAGACAGACTGAAGAAGGGCATAATGAAGTACCCATTAAATATAGTTCAGAGAAGGGCTGCAATGCATGTGCCAACTCTTACAAAAATGATGTTGATCTGAGACCCTTTAATAACACAAAGAAGGAAAGAGTAAGAAATGAAGgtgatttcagaaaaaaaatagattCTTCTAATAGCCATCATGATACAAGTCATACAGTTTCAGATGTGAAAATGTCAGATGTCACTCCTAGGAAGGAGCTGCTCACAATCAAAGTGGATATGAAGAAAATGATAAACAAGTACAG GACTGCTTCTAGCCATACTATGGAGCGGCAGATGTCTCATGATCTGGTTGCTGTTGGCaggaaaaatgaacattttcatccAGTGTTTGAACACATGGAGTCTGTAACACAAAATGTCGAGAACAACCCATCAAAAGAATTTACTCAGGAAATCATAACAATTATCCATCAAGTTAAAG CAAATTATTTTACATCTTCTGACCTAACTTTAAATGAACGCTTCTCAAAAATTCAAGATAAACCAGTTGTAAATTTAAATGAAGTTAAAATATATTCAGATCCAGAAATTCACAG GAGAATTGATATATCTTTGGCAGAACTTCAGAATAAACTAGCTATGCCATGTGAATCTGGACAG ACTGTTGTGAGAGTTCTAGAAGATCCAAATGATCTACGTCATGATAtagagaggaggagaaaagagaggCTGCAGAATGAAGATGAGAGATTGTTTCACATAGACAGTGTAATTCAAAG GAATGAGCACAACGGTAGCTTTTCAAAATTACAGATCTCTCAAATTGGTGGATTCCAAAAACCTATAAGATTCCTGAAACCACCTTTCAGGAAATTTATTAGGAAACCTCCCATG ACCATTTGGAGGACACCTGGAAAATCCAAGACCCTTCAGAAGACCCTTTAA
- the BCLAF3 gene encoding BCLAF1 and THRAP3 family member 3 isoform X3: protein MARSRSRSPRWKYRSLSPAFRSPEHHRQRHAHINYDCEYKGFRKDLKKPMSWRVEDGKYGQSNARFAPHGNIHHRIYEHRSSSPNLKRISLEDMYSHKPYRTHSSERLEGNRRYPFPPKYSEISYKEHDRPFYPHKMQEKYMPEDFRDTADEKGMKPFHRPLGASCKFERKWHEDEMRHQRLQGDKYGQSLRRASEEFTTRSSLQKRYPEDRDYREHGHTSKRAKEIERDDGGEIARNHKWKQDRSFPPYQKKEEQRNLGPQAHRPAEREYTKSSVAKIAYGYSYKHHRYPDGTKSFSDDRAQKYVKQEDQKYNSPKGALNSKELDYCSGGRVRQTEEGHNEVPIKYSSEKGCNACANSYKNDVDLRPFNNTKKERVRNEGDFRKKIDSSNSHHDTSHTVSDVKMSDVTPRKELLTIKVDMKKMINKYRTASSHTMERQMSHDLVAVGRKNEHFHPVFEHMESVTQNVENNPSKEFTQEIITIIHQVKANYFTSSDLTLNERFSKIQDKPVVNLNEVKIYSDPEIHRRIDISLAELQNKLAMPCESGQTVVRVLEDPNDLRHDIERRRKERLQNEDERLFHIDSVIQRNEHNGSFSKLQISQIGGFQKPIRFLKPPFRKFIRKPPMNSYYAAKTNDIFTHRPFGGHLENPRPFRRPFKVLFTGTTRCKRVSKITRFWGIAEASQCVLTEKGTLGSKSIKCGVRSVYLRW, encoded by the exons ATGGCTAGATCTAGATCAAGATCACCAAGGTGGAAATACAG gTCCTTATCACCTGCATTTAGGAGCCCAGAACACCATAGACAAAGGCATGCTCATATTAATTATGACTGTGAATATAAGGGATTTAGGAAGGACCTAAAGAAACCTATGTCTtggagagtggaagatgggaaATACGGACAAAGCAATGCGAGATTTGCACCACATGGGAATATCCACCACAGAATTTACGAACATAGATCATCTTCGCCAAACCTAAAAAGAATTTCTTTAGAGGATATGTATAGTCATAAACCCTATAGAACACATTCATCAGAAAGGCTTGAAGGCAACAGGAGATATCCGTTTCCACCCAAATACTCAGAAATATCCTACAAAGAACATGATCGACCTTTTTACCCACACAAAATGCAAGAAAAATATATGCCTGAGGACTTCAGAGACACTGCAGATGAGAAAGGAATGAAACCTTTTCATAGACCATTAGGGGCTTCATGTAAATTTGAAAGAAAATGGCATGAAGATGAAATGAGGCACCAGAGGTTACAAGGAGACAAATATGGTCAGTCACTCCGAAGAGCTTCTGAAGAATTTACGACAAGGAGCTCTTTGCAGAAGAG GTATCCTGAAGATCGTGATTACAGAGAACATGGGCACACATCTAAAAGGGCTAAAGAAATTGAGAGAGATGACGGTGGAGAAATAGCAAGAAATCACAAATGGAAGCAAGATCGTTCTTTTCCACCCTACCAAAAAAAGGAGGAGCAAAGAAACCTTGGTCCCCAAGCTCATCGGCCTGCTGAAAGGGAGTACACAAAGAGTTCTGTTGCGAAGATAGCATATGGCTATAGTTACAAACATCATAGATACCCAGATGGGACAAAATCTTTTTCTGATGATAGAGCTCAGAAGTATGTAAAGCAGGAAGACCAAAAATATAATTCTCCTAAGGGTGCTCTGAATAGCAAAGAGTTAGATTACTGTAGTGGTGGAAGAGTGAGACAGACTGAAGAAGGGCATAATGAAGTACCCATTAAATATAGTTCAGAGAAGGGCTGCAATGCATGTGCCAACTCTTACAAAAATGATGTTGATCTGAGACCCTTTAATAACACAAAGAAGGAAAGAGTAAGAAATGAAGgtgatttcagaaaaaaaatagattCTTCTAATAGCCATCATGATACAAGTCATACAGTTTCAGATGTGAAAATGTCAGATGTCACTCCTAGGAAGGAGCTGCTCACAATCAAAGTGGATATGAAGAAAATGATAAACAAGTACAG GACTGCTTCTAGCCATACTATGGAGCGGCAGATGTCTCATGATCTGGTTGCTGTTGGCaggaaaaatgaacattttcatccAGTGTTTGAACACATGGAGTCTGTAACACAAAATGTCGAGAACAACCCATCAAAAGAATTTACTCAGGAAATCATAACAATTATCCATCAAGTTAAAG CAAATTATTTTACATCTTCTGACCTAACTTTAAATGAACGCTTCTCAAAAATTCAAGATAAACCAGTTGTAAATTTAAATGAAGTTAAAATATATTCAGATCCAGAAATTCACAG GAGAATTGATATATCTTTGGCAGAACTTCAGAATAAACTAGCTATGCCATGTGAATCTGGACAG ACTGTTGTGAGAGTTCTAGAAGATCCAAATGATCTACGTCATGATAtagagaggaggagaaaagagaggCTGCAGAATGAAGATGAGAGATTGTTTCACATAGACAGTGTAATTCAAAG GAATGAGCACAACGGTAGCTTTTCAAAATTACAGATCTCTCAAATTGGTGGATTCCAAAAACCTATAAGATTCCTGAAACCACCTTTCAGGAAATTTATTAGGAAACCTCCCATG AATTCTTATTATGCTGCAAAAACAAATGACATTTTTACTCACAGACCATTTGGAGGACACCTGGAAAATCCAAGACCCTTCAGAAGACCCTTTAAG GTTTTGTTTACAGGAACCACAAGATGTAAGAGAGTCAGCAAAATCACCCGATTCTGGGGTATTGCAGAGGCTTCCCAATGTGTCCTGACAGAAAAAGGCACCCTGGGGTCAAAGTCAATTAAAT GTGGAGTGCGTTCAGTATACCTGAGATGGTAG
- the BCLAF3 gene encoding BCLAF1 and THRAP3 family member 3 isoform X10 translates to MARSRSRSPRWKYRSLSPAFRSPEHHRQRHAHINYDCEYKGFRKDLKKPMSWRVEDGKYGQSNARFAPHGNIHHRIYEHRSSSPNLKRISLEDMYSHKPYRTHSSERLEGNRRYPFPPKYSEISYKEHDRPFYPHKMQEKYMPEDFRDTADEKGMKPFHRPLGASCKFERKWHEDEMRHQRLQGDKYGQSLRRASEEFTTRSSLQKRYPEDRDYREHGHTSKRAKEIERDDGGEIARNHKWKQDRSFPPYQKKEEQRNLGPQAHRPAEREYTKSSVAKIAYGYSYKHHRYPDGTKSFSDDRAQKYVKQEDQKYNSPKGALNSKELDYCSGGRVRQTEEGHNEVPIKYSSEKGCNACANSYKNDVDLRPFNNTKKERVRNEGDFRKKIDSSNSHHDTSHTVSDVKMSDVTPRKELLTIKVDMKKMINKYRTASSHTMERQMSHDLVAVGRKNEHFHPVFEHMESVTQNVENNPSKEFTQEIITIIHQVKANYFTSSDLTLNERFSKIQDKPVVNLNEVKIYSDPEIHRRIDISLAELQNKLAMPCESGQTVVRVLEDPNDLRHDIERRRKERLQNEDERLFHIDSVIQRNEHNGSFSKLQISQIGGFQKPIRFLKPPFRKFIRKPPMNSYYAAKTNDIFTHRPFGGHLENPRPFRRPFK, encoded by the exons ATGGCTAGATCTAGATCAAGATCACCAAGGTGGAAATACAG gTCCTTATCACCTGCATTTAGGAGCCCAGAACACCATAGACAAAGGCATGCTCATATTAATTATGACTGTGAATATAAGGGATTTAGGAAGGACCTAAAGAAACCTATGTCTtggagagtggaagatgggaaATACGGACAAAGCAATGCGAGATTTGCACCACATGGGAATATCCACCACAGAATTTACGAACATAGATCATCTTCGCCAAACCTAAAAAGAATTTCTTTAGAGGATATGTATAGTCATAAACCCTATAGAACACATTCATCAGAAAGGCTTGAAGGCAACAGGAGATATCCGTTTCCACCCAAATACTCAGAAATATCCTACAAAGAACATGATCGACCTTTTTACCCACACAAAATGCAAGAAAAATATATGCCTGAGGACTTCAGAGACACTGCAGATGAGAAAGGAATGAAACCTTTTCATAGACCATTAGGGGCTTCATGTAAATTTGAAAGAAAATGGCATGAAGATGAAATGAGGCACCAGAGGTTACAAGGAGACAAATATGGTCAGTCACTCCGAAGAGCTTCTGAAGAATTTACGACAAGGAGCTCTTTGCAGAAGAG GTATCCTGAAGATCGTGATTACAGAGAACATGGGCACACATCTAAAAGGGCTAAAGAAATTGAGAGAGATGACGGTGGAGAAATAGCAAGAAATCACAAATGGAAGCAAGATCGTTCTTTTCCACCCTACCAAAAAAAGGAGGAGCAAAGAAACCTTGGTCCCCAAGCTCATCGGCCTGCTGAAAGGGAGTACACAAAGAGTTCTGTTGCGAAGATAGCATATGGCTATAGTTACAAACATCATAGATACCCAGATGGGACAAAATCTTTTTCTGATGATAGAGCTCAGAAGTATGTAAAGCAGGAAGACCAAAAATATAATTCTCCTAAGGGTGCTCTGAATAGCAAAGAGTTAGATTACTGTAGTGGTGGAAGAGTGAGACAGACTGAAGAAGGGCATAATGAAGTACCCATTAAATATAGTTCAGAGAAGGGCTGCAATGCATGTGCCAACTCTTACAAAAATGATGTTGATCTGAGACCCTTTAATAACACAAAGAAGGAAAGAGTAAGAAATGAAGgtgatttcagaaaaaaaatagattCTTCTAATAGCCATCATGATACAAGTCATACAGTTTCAGATGTGAAAATGTCAGATGTCACTCCTAGGAAGGAGCTGCTCACAATCAAAGTGGATATGAAGAAAATGATAAACAAGTACAG GACTGCTTCTAGCCATACTATGGAGCGGCAGATGTCTCATGATCTGGTTGCTGTTGGCaggaaaaatgaacattttcatccAGTGTTTGAACACATGGAGTCTGTAACACAAAATGTCGAGAACAACCCATCAAAAGAATTTACTCAGGAAATCATAACAATTATCCATCAAGTTAAAG CAAATTATTTTACATCTTCTGACCTAACTTTAAATGAACGCTTCTCAAAAATTCAAGATAAACCAGTTGTAAATTTAAATGAAGTTAAAATATATTCAGATCCAGAAATTCACAG GAGAATTGATATATCTTTGGCAGAACTTCAGAATAAACTAGCTATGCCATGTGAATCTGGACAG ACTGTTGTGAGAGTTCTAGAAGATCCAAATGATCTACGTCATGATAtagagaggaggagaaaagagaggCTGCAGAATGAAGATGAGAGATTGTTTCACATAGACAGTGTAATTCAAAG GAATGAGCACAACGGTAGCTTTTCAAAATTACAGATCTCTCAAATTGGTGGATTCCAAAAACCTATAAGATTCCTGAAACCACCTTTCAGGAAATTTATTAGGAAACCTCCCATG AATTCTTATTATGCTGCAAAAACAAATGACATTTTTACTCACAGACCATTTGGAGGACACCTGGAAAATCCAAGACCCTTCAGAAGACCCTTTAAG TGA